Proteins co-encoded in one Haladaptatus sp. ZSTT2 genomic window:
- a CDS encoding signal recognition particle protein Srp54, whose amino-acid sequence MVLDNLGSSLRGTLDKLRGKSRLSKEDVEEIVKEIQRSLLQADVDVGLVMELSDNIKQRALEEEPPGGTSARDHVLRIVYEELVDLVGESTELPLEKQTIMLAGLQGSGKTTSAAKMAWWFSKKGLRPAVIQTDTFRPGAYDQAKEMCRRAEVDFYGDPDEEDPVKIAREGLEATKDADVQIVDTAGRHALEDDLIEEIEEIRAAVNPDRSLLVLDAAIGQGAKAQAQQFDESVGINGVIISKLDGTAKGGGALTAVKETNSSIAFLGMGETVQDIERFEPSGFISRLLGMGDLKQLTERVERAMAETQDEDDDWDPEDMLKGKFTLRDMRRQMQAMNKMGPLDQVLDMIPGLGGGLKDQLPDDAMDVTKDRMRVFEFIMDSMTENELENPRSISASQVKRIARGSGTSEEKVRELLQQHKMMEQTLKQFGGMGDGDMQRMMKRMEKQGGGGMGGLGGMGPF is encoded by the coding sequence ATGGTACTTGACAATCTCGGGAGTTCCCTTCGGGGCACCCTCGACAAACTCCGCGGGAAATCTCGTCTCAGCAAGGAGGATGTCGAGGAGATCGTCAAGGAGATTCAGCGCTCTCTCCTGCAGGCCGACGTCGACGTCGGCCTCGTGATGGAACTCTCCGACAACATCAAACAACGCGCACTGGAGGAAGAACCGCCGGGAGGCACCTCCGCGCGCGACCACGTCCTGCGCATCGTCTACGAAGAGCTCGTAGACCTCGTCGGTGAGAGCACCGAACTGCCACTCGAAAAACAGACCATCATGCTCGCGGGCTTACAGGGGTCGGGGAAGACGACCTCCGCCGCGAAGATGGCGTGGTGGTTCTCGAAGAAGGGCCTGCGCCCCGCGGTCATCCAAACGGACACCTTCCGGCCGGGTGCCTACGACCAGGCAAAAGAGATGTGTCGGCGAGCAGAAGTCGATTTCTACGGCGACCCCGACGAAGAAGACCCCGTCAAAATCGCCCGCGAGGGCCTCGAAGCGACGAAGGATGCGGACGTGCAAATCGTGGACACGGCCGGTCGCCACGCGTTAGAAGACGACCTCATCGAAGAAATCGAGGAGATTCGCGCGGCAGTGAACCCAGACCGCTCGCTGCTCGTGCTTGACGCGGCAATCGGGCAGGGCGCAAAAGCGCAAGCCCAGCAGTTCGACGAGTCGGTGGGTATCAACGGCGTCATCATCTCGAAACTCGACGGGACGGCCAAAGGTGGGGGTGCGCTCACCGCGGTCAAGGAGACGAACTCCTCGATTGCCTTCCTCGGGATGGGTGAGACGGTCCAGGACATCGAACGCTTCGAGCCGAGTGGCTTCATCTCGCGGCTGCTCGGGATGGGCGATCTGAAGCAACTCACCGAGCGCGTCGAACGCGCGATGGCAGAAACCCAGGACGAAGACGACGACTGGGACCCAGAGGACATGCTGAAAGGCAAGTTCACCCTCCGAGACATGCGCCGGCAGATGCAGGCGATGAACAAGATGGGACCACTCGACCAGGTGCTCGATATGATTCCCGGCCTCGGCGGCGGACTCAAAGACCAACTCCCCGACGACGCGATGGACGTGACCAAAGACCGGATGCGCGTCTTCGAGTTCATCATGGATTCGATGACCGAAAACGAGTTGGAGAACCCCCGGTCTATCAGCGCGAGTCAGGTCAAACGGATTGCGCGTGGCTCTGGCACCTCAGAGGAGAAGGTGCGTGAACTGCTCCAGCAACACAAGATGATGGAGCAGACGCTCAAGCAGTTCGGTGGCATGGGCGACGGCGACATGCAGCGGATGATGAAGCGGATGGAAAAACAAGGCGGTGGCGGCATGGGCGGCCTCGGCGGCATGGGGCCGTTCTGA
- the ftsY gene encoding signal recognition particle-docking protein FtsY, with protein MFDGLKEKLSSFRKDVEESAEVEEDADDSPAADTDAAEEPVQDAASEPESVEPDATPDSEPEPAEPEPVAEPETELEAESESEPEPVDVAEDVETEEAEKSNGRSLGERAKLFATGRVVIDEDDLEDPLWNLEMALIQSDVEMNVAEEILDRIREKLVGETRVRGRSTGDIVEEALHDALYDVISVGQFDFDGRIQEADKPVVIIFTGVNGVGKTTSIAKLSKYFEKQGLSTVLANGDTYRAGANEQLAEHARLLEKKIITHDQGSDPTAVIYDAVEYAKANDIDVVLGDTAGRLHTNNDLMAQLEKIDRVVGPDMTIFVDEAVAGQDAVERARTFNNAAAIDGAILTKADADSNGGAAISIAHVTGKPILFLGVGQGYDDIERFDPEQMLERLLGE; from the coding sequence ATGTTCGATGGACTAAAAGAGAAGCTTTCGAGCTTCCGAAAGGACGTCGAGGAGTCGGCCGAAGTCGAGGAGGACGCCGACGACTCGCCCGCAGCCGATACGGACGCGGCCGAGGAGCCAGTGCAGGACGCCGCGTCCGAGCCGGAATCTGTCGAACCCGACGCGACGCCGGATTCAGAGCCGGAGCCAGCCGAACCGGAACCGGTTGCCGAACCTGAGACCGAACTGGAAGCCGAGTCCGAATCAGAGCCAGAACCGGTCGACGTAGCTGAAGACGTGGAAACCGAGGAAGCCGAGAAATCGAACGGCAGAAGCCTCGGCGAGCGCGCGAAACTGTTCGCCACCGGTCGGGTCGTCATCGACGAAGACGACTTAGAAGACCCGCTCTGGAATCTGGAGATGGCGCTCATCCAAAGCGACGTGGAGATGAACGTCGCAGAGGAGATTTTAGACCGCATCCGCGAGAAACTCGTCGGTGAGACGCGCGTCCGCGGACGGAGTACGGGCGACATCGTCGAAGAAGCGCTGCACGACGCCCTCTACGACGTGATTAGCGTCGGGCAGTTCGACTTCGACGGGCGGATTCAGGAGGCAGACAAACCAGTCGTCATCATCTTCACGGGTGTAAACGGCGTCGGGAAGACGACCTCTATCGCCAAGCTCTCGAAATACTTCGAGAAACAGGGTCTCTCGACGGTGCTCGCAAACGGCGACACGTATCGGGCGGGCGCAAACGAACAGCTCGCAGAACACGCGCGCCTGCTCGAGAAGAAAATCATCACCCACGACCAAGGCAGCGACCCGACGGCCGTCATCTACGACGCCGTCGAGTACGCGAAGGCAAACGACATCGACGTGGTGCTCGGTGACACCGCCGGCCGACTCCACACGAACAACGACCTGATGGCGCAACTCGAAAAAATCGACCGCGTCGTCGGGCCGGACATGACCATCTTCGTGGACGAAGCGGTGGCCGGACAGGACGCAGTCGAGCGCGCCCGGACGTTCAACAACGCCGCGGCCATCGACGGCGCAATCTTGACGAAAGCCGACGCCGACTCGAACGGCGGCGCGGCCATCTCCATCGCCCACGTCACGGGCAAGCCAATTCTCTTCCTCGGCGTCGGGCAGGGGTACGACGACATCGAGCGATTCGACCCCGAGCAGATGCTCGAACGTCTCCTTGGCGAGTAA
- the pfdA gene encoding prefoldin subunit alpha: MSAQQQMQQLSQQLQALDEERQEVEAEIEQKREEKQSMDEAIEALELLESGSTVQVPLGGGAHLRAEIQDIDEVVVTLGGGYAAEREQEDAIETLKHKKETVDEEISELQDEVAEIEEQSSQLEQQAQQMQQQQMQQQMQQMQQQGEGDEE, encoded by the coding sequence ATGAGTGCCCAACAGCAGATGCAGCAGCTCTCCCAACAGCTTCAGGCTCTCGATGAAGAGCGTCAGGAAGTCGAAGCTGAAATCGAACAGAAGCGCGAAGAAAAGCAGTCGATGGACGAGGCAATCGAAGCCCTCGAACTCTTAGAATCCGGCTCGACGGTGCAGGTGCCACTCGGTGGCGGCGCACACCTCCGCGCAGAGATTCAGGACATCGACGAAGTCGTCGTCACCCTCGGTGGCGGCTACGCCGCAGAACGCGAACAGGAAGACGCCATCGAAACCCTGAAGCACAAGAAAGAGACGGTCGACGAAGAGATCAGTGAGCTTCAGGACGAAGTCGCAGAAATCGAAGAGCAGTCCTCGCAGTTAGAGCAGCAGGCCCAGCAGATGCAACAACAGCAGATGCAACAGCAGATGCAGCAGATGCAACAGCAGGGCGAAGGCGACGAAGAATAA
- the rpl18a gene encoding 50S ribosomal protein L18Ae, whose translation MSQFTVTGQFKTSRGWESYTKTIDAPNENVAEERIYTQFGSKHGLNRAKITIDSVEEAEEVAA comes from the coding sequence ATGAGTCAATTCACCGTGACTGGTCAGTTCAAGACAAGCCGTGGCTGGGAGTCGTACACCAAAACAATCGACGCGCCAAACGAGAACGTTGCAGAAGAGCGCATCTACACGCAGTTCGGCTCGAAACACGGTCTCAACCGAGCGAAGATCACCATTGACTCCGTCGAGGAGGCAGAGGAGGTCGCAGCATGA
- a CDS encoding translation initiation factor IF-6 — protein sequence MLRAAFSGSAYVGIFARATDDCVVVRPDVEDTLVSDIADELGVDPVQTTVGGSGALGALVTGNENGLLVSSRISEYEYERLADGVSVPVYELPGRINAAGNVILANDTGAYVHPDLSDEAVEAVRDGLSVPVERGDLAGVRTVGAAAVATNKGVLCHPKATDQELDEIEALLGVPADIGTINYGAPLVGSGLIANDTGYVAGKDTTGPELGRIEDALDYIA from the coding sequence GTGCTTCGTGCGGCATTCTCCGGTTCCGCGTACGTCGGTATCTTCGCGCGGGCCACTGACGATTGCGTAGTCGTTCGCCCCGACGTCGAGGACACCCTCGTCTCCGATATTGCAGACGAACTCGGCGTCGACCCAGTGCAAACGACCGTCGGCGGGTCGGGCGCGCTTGGCGCGCTCGTCACCGGAAACGAAAACGGTCTGCTCGTTTCGAGCCGCATCAGTGAGTACGAATACGAGCGTCTCGCAGACGGCGTCTCCGTCCCGGTGTACGAACTGCCCGGGCGCATCAACGCCGCTGGAAACGTGATTCTCGCAAACGACACCGGCGCGTACGTCCACCCCGACCTCAGCGACGAGGCGGTGGAGGCGGTTCGCGACGGCCTCTCTGTGCCCGTCGAACGCGGCGACCTCGCCGGCGTCAGAACCGTTGGCGCGGCGGCGGTCGCCACCAACAAGGGCGTCCTCTGTCACCCGAAAGCGACCGACCAGGAACTCGACGAAATCGAAGCCCTGCTCGGCGTCCCGGCCGACATCGGCACCATCAACTACGGTGCCCCGCTCGTTGGCTCCGGACTCATCGCAAACGACACCGGCTACGTCGCTGGCAAAGATACGACCGGCCCCGAACTCGGCCGTATCGAAGACGCGCTTGACTACATCGCATAA
- a CDS encoding 50S ribosomal protein L31e produces the protein MSASDFEERIITVPLRDVTAVAKHQRANRAMKIIREHLAKNFKVDAEDVRLDPAINEAIWSQGQKRPPRKLRVRAARFEEDGAHIVEAEPAE, from the coding sequence ATGAGCGCAAGCGATTTCGAGGAGCGCATCATCACGGTGCCGCTTCGTGACGTGACGGCAGTAGCAAAGCACCAGCGAGCAAACCGTGCGATGAAAATCATCCGCGAACACCTCGCAAAGAACTTCAAAGTCGACGCAGAAGACGTCCGCCTCGACCCAGCCATCAACGAGGCCATCTGGTCTCAGGGTCAGAAGCGTCCGCCGCGCAAACTCCGCGTTCGCGCAGCACGCTTCGAAGAGGACGGCGCCCACATCGTCGAAGCCGAACCGGCAGAGTAA
- a CDS encoding 50S ribosomal protein L39e — translation MGKKSKAKKKRLAKLTRQNTRVPAWVMMKTDMEVRQNYKRRSWRRSDTDE, via the coding sequence ATGGGCAAGAAGTCGAAGGCCAAGAAAAAGCGCCTGGCCAAACTCACTCGCCAGAACACGCGCGTCCCCGCGTGGGTCATGATGAAGACGGACATGGAAGTCCGACAGAACTACAAGCGCCGCAGCTGGCGGCGAAGCGACACTGACGAATAA
- a CDS encoding ZIP family metal transporter: protein MGLLANLTLVFVAGFITALATGIGALPFFLVERVSDRWNVALWGLASGIMVSASLFGLISEGLANGTPAELGVGLAAGVVLVVVSHRIISGLEVSPKRYEQADFRKLLLILGILTVHSFPEGVAIGVSFADLNLDGGFSLLGFSVPLLAIFMTIAISIHNIPEGVAISIPLQSMGVSKWRMVWWAVFSSLPQPIGAVIAFYFVRIAREFLPFGFGFAAGAMIYLVLSEFIPEALELGKAVPGGGRAELVSGLVVGVLIMVPLAFI, encoded by the coding sequence ATGGGACTACTGGCGAATCTCACGCTGGTTTTCGTCGCGGGATTCATCACCGCACTGGCAACCGGGATTGGTGCGTTGCCGTTTTTTCTGGTCGAACGCGTGAGCGACCGATGGAACGTCGCGCTGTGGGGGCTTGCCTCGGGCATCATGGTGTCTGCGTCGTTGTTCGGGCTGATTAGCGAGGGGCTTGCGAACGGGACGCCCGCAGAACTCGGCGTTGGCCTCGCCGCGGGCGTCGTGCTCGTCGTCGTGAGCCACCGCATCATCTCGGGGCTCGAAGTCTCGCCAAAGCGCTACGAGCAGGCGGATTTTCGCAAACTCCTGTTGATTCTCGGCATCCTCACCGTCCACTCGTTTCCAGAAGGCGTGGCCATCGGCGTCTCGTTTGCCGACCTGAATCTGGACGGGGGCTTTTCCCTGCTCGGATTCAGCGTGCCGTTGCTCGCCATCTTCATGACCATCGCCATCTCGATTCACAACATCCCCGAGGGCGTCGCCATCTCCATCCCGCTGCAGTCGATGGGCGTCTCGAAGTGGCGGATGGTGTGGTGGGCCGTGTTTTCGAGCCTCCCCCAGCCAATCGGGGCGGTGATTGCCTTCTACTTCGTCCGCATCGCGCGGGAGTTCTTGCCCTTTGGCTTTGGCTTTGCCGCAGGGGCGATGATTTATCTCGTCCTCTCTGAGTTCATCCCCGAGGCGCTCGAACTGGGCAAGGCAGTGCCCGGCGGCGGACGGGCGGAACTCGTCTCCGGACTCGTCGTGGGCGTGCTCATCATGGTGCCCCTCGCGTTCATCTGA
- the thpR gene encoding RNA 2',3'-cyclic phosphodiesterase, whose product MRLFVSIDLDELEDAVVAVQEPLSGASGLDLVAPEQAHITLKFLGEVAEQGIDDIEAALEDAVRTAAVRPFSATFEGLGAFPSAEYIRVVWLGVGEGTEELTRLYEAIERRLIEEGFEPESHGFTPHVTLGRMRHGGGKETVQRALEAEGVTAGSMRVTEVRLKESLLTDNGPVYVTRSRVELI is encoded by the coding sequence ATGCGACTGTTCGTGAGCATCGACTTAGATGAGCTCGAAGACGCGGTGGTCGCCGTCCAAGAACCGCTTTCGGGGGCGAGTGGCCTCGACCTCGTGGCCCCCGAGCAGGCCCACATCACACTGAAATTCCTCGGCGAGGTCGCAGAACAGGGCATCGACGACATCGAAGCCGCCCTCGAAGATGCGGTCAGAACCGCTGCGGTGCGCCCTTTTTCAGCCACGTTCGAGGGACTTGGCGCGTTTCCGAGCGCGGAGTACATTCGGGTCGTGTGGCTCGGCGTGGGCGAGGGAACCGAAGAACTCACGCGGCTCTACGAAGCAATCGAACGCCGCCTCATCGAGGAGGGGTTCGAACCGGAGAGCCACGGATTTACGCCGCACGTCACCCTCGGGCGGATGCGCCACGGTGGGGGCAAAGAGACGGTACAGCGCGCACTCGAAGCAGAGGGGGTGACGGCGGGGTCAATGCGGGTGACCGAGGTGCGACTCAAAGAGAGTCTGCTTACGGACAACGGCCCGGTGTACGTCACGCGTTCTCGCGTCGAACTGATTTAG